The Candidatus Woesearchaeota archaeon sequence GGTTGAGGGAATCTGCTAGATCTCCTGCAACATTAGCACCTTTTGCAGCTTCTTTGACCTTCGCTTTAACAATGACGTTTTCTTTTGCTTTTACTTTTGCACAAGCAAAGCAGAAAGGTACGTCTTTTGCCATAACTGTTTTACGTCCGTTTTCTTCAGCTCTTGCTACTGCGTCTTGAACTGCGGTGTTTACTTTGTTGGAGAGTGCTTCTGCGAGGTCG is a genomic window containing:
- a CDS encoding DUF1931 domain-containing protein, encoding MAKDVPFCFACAKVKAKENVIVKAKVKEAAKGANVAGDLADSLNLVAHMFLKDAAERAESNGRKTIMAKDL